One window of Stigmatopora nigra isolate UIUO_SnigA chromosome 14, RoL_Snig_1.1, whole genome shotgun sequence genomic DNA carries:
- the sfxn5b gene encoding sideroflexin-5b — protein sequence MEEAEACAAFRLGGSRYDQGSFLGRLRHFVDVIDPSTLFVSEERLKDSIKLLDDFKHGTLPPGISNLQLWEAQKIKQAIIHPDTGDKIFMPFRMSGYVPFGTPIVIGLLLPNQTIASTIIWQWLNQSHNACVNYANRNATKPTPTSRFLQGYFGAVTSAVSIAVGLNVLIQKANKLSPATRTIIQRFVPFPAVASANICNVALMRHNELSEGIDVLDPDGRVVGSSKIAAAHAVAETAFTRVVLPMPIFVLPPIIMSYLERLQFLQKNRRLMLPIHGAVCLLTFGLSLPVAISLFPQMSEIEVSRLEPEIAMATDCKVVTYNKGL from the exons ATGGAGGAGGCGGAGGCTTGTGCTGCTTTCCGGCTGGGCGGATCGCGATACGATCAG GGTTCCTTTCTGGGCCGTCTTCGACATTTTGTGGACGTCATCGACCCGAGCACACTTTTTGTATCTGAG GAACGACTGAAAGACAGCATCAAGCTCTTGGATGACTTCAAACATGGAACCCTCCCCCCAGGAATCTCCAATCTTCAG TTATGGGAAGCCCAAAAGATCAAACAG GCCATCATTCACCCCGACACGGGCGACAAGATCTTCATGCCCTTCCGAATGTCag GTTACGTCCCGTTCGGAACGCCCATT GTCATCGGCCTTCTTCTGCCCAATCAGACGATAGCGTCCACCATTATATGGCAG TGGCTGAATCAGAGTCACAATGCTTGTGTCAACTATGCCAACCGCAATGCCACCAAG CCAACGCCAACATCAAGATTTCTACAGGGTTATTTTGGAGCTGTGACCAGCGCCGTCTCTATTGCT GTGGGACTCAATGTACTTATTCAGAAGGCCAATAAACTGAGTCCTGCCACCAGAACCATCATTCAGCGATTCGTCCCATTTCCAGCAGTCG CTAGTGCAAACATTTGCAACGTAGCCCTGATGAGACACAACGAACTCTCCGAAGGCATCGACGTTCTGGACCCCGACGGCAGGGTGGTGGGCTCCTCCAAAATCGCCGCCGCGCAC GCCGTGGCGGAAACGGCGTTCACGCGTGTGGTCCTCCCCATGCCCATCTTTGTGCTGCCCCCCATCATTATGTCCTACCTTGAGAG GTTGCAATTCCTGCAGAAGAACCGTCGACTGATGCTGCCCATCCACGGCGCCGTGTGTCTGCTGACGTTCGGCTTGTCGCTGCCCGTGGCCATCAGCCTTTTTCCACAGATGTCCGAg ATTGAGGTGTCTCGCCTGGAGCCCGaaatcgccatggcaacagatTGCAAGGTGGTGACCTACAACAAGGGTTTATGA